The following are encoded together in the Thalassolituus oleivorans MIL-1 genome:
- a CDS encoding phosphoadenylyl-sulfate reductase, with protein sequence MNTANITSADIISTAGTNNLGLTKEAIEKLNEEYKPLNFEERIQRVYQDFAADKILVTSSFAATSAYFLHIISTIRPEQLIHFVNTGYHFAQTLEYRDYLIDRFHLRVADLTPDKHLHAYSLSENLWETDPDLCCSVNKVKPLEEVKARYNIWISSLMGWQSDHRASLNIFEERRGIIKFNPMLDVTKEERDAYIATHDLPFHPMVAEGYESIGCSHCTVKGEGRAGRWQGKEKTECGLHL encoded by the coding sequence ATGAATACCGCAAACATCACTTCTGCCGACATTATCAGCACCGCAGGTACAAACAACCTTGGGCTGACTAAAGAAGCCATCGAAAAGCTCAACGAAGAGTACAAACCACTCAACTTCGAAGAGCGCATTCAGCGTGTTTACCAAGACTTCGCTGCGGACAAAATACTGGTAACTTCGTCATTTGCGGCGACTTCAGCCTACTTTTTGCACATTATTTCAACGATTCGACCAGAGCAGCTGATCCACTTCGTAAATACTGGTTACCACTTTGCACAGACATTAGAGTACCGCGACTATCTGATAGACCGCTTCCATCTGAGGGTTGCAGATCTAACTCCCGACAAGCATCTGCACGCATACTCACTGTCGGAAAACCTGTGGGAAACCGATCCAGATTTATGCTGTTCAGTGAATAAGGTCAAACCGCTAGAGGAAGTGAAAGCTCGTTACAATATTTGGATTTCAAGTCTCATGGGCTGGCAATCGGATCACCGAGCGTCACTGAACATCTTTGAAGAACGCAGAGGCATTATCAAGTTCAATCCTATGCTTGATGTCACCAAAGAAGAACGTGATGCCTACATTGCTACTCATGACCTGCCTTTCCACCCAATGGTTGCCGAAGGTTATGAATCTATTGGCTGCTCACATTGCACAGTTAAAGGCGAAGGCCGCGCAGGACGCTGGCAAGGAAAAGAGAAAACTGAATGCGGGCTTCATCTTTAA